One window from the genome of Bdellovibrionales bacterium encodes:
- a CDS encoding ACT domain-containing protein, whose amino-acid sequence MALEVVASVVGPKTQVVPMRGMAKLSAVGVGMANHPGVASRYFRILDKVNVPVHLVTTSDIKISAVIERGKLGEAARALHTEFGLDREASV is encoded by the coding sequence ATGGCGCTGGAAGTGGTGGCGTCCGTAGTCGGTCCTAAAACTCAAGTGGTTCCGATGAGAGGAATGGCCAAGCTTTCGGCTGTTGGAGTCGGTATGGCGAATCATCCGGGAGTGGCCTCAAGGTATTTTCGAATTCTTGATAAAGTGAATGTACCTGTTCATCTTGTAACGACTTCCGATATTAAAATCAGTGCTGTGATTGAGCGGGGGAAGTTGGGAGAGGCCGCAAGAGCCTTGCATACCGAATTTGGTTTGGACCGCGAGGCAAGTGTTTGA
- a CDS encoding FtsX-like permease family protein encodes MTIFLALSALITCFSIITVLVLLLTQKRRDLGILMAMGLSQTRTRWIFTRVGMILSLTGMLGGLGLGLGLCWVLDRYPIDLLPDIYYDSSIPVLVTRELVYFVIFISVIVAFVSSYFPARANTVRWPALALRRGSK; translated from the coding sequence ATGACTATATTTCTTGCTTTGAGCGCATTGATTACCTGCTTTTCAATCATCACAGTATTAGTTCTTTTGCTGACTCAAAAAAGACGTGATCTGGGCATCTTGATGGCTATGGGATTGAGTCAAACGAGAACGAGATGGATATTTACACGTGTTGGTATGATTTTGAGTTTGACTGGAATGCTGGGTGGACTGGGTTTGGGTCTTGGTTTGTGTTGGGTGCTGGACAGATACCCCATCGATTTATTGCCTGATATCTACTATGATTCATCTATTCCAGTCCTCGTCACACGAGAATTGGTTTACTTTGTCATATTTATTTCGGTGATCGTGGCTTTTGTCAGTTCTTATTTTCCGGCTCGGGCCAATACGGTTCGATGGCCCGCCTTGGCGCTGAGGCGTGGAAGCAAATAG
- a CDS encoding MCE family protein, with product MVQVSGLRAGEVSEVELLNNEQVMVKFRVLEKFSVRVREDSRIQVIRPFLIGERYWICPWIR from the coding sequence ATGGTTCAGGTCTCAGGGCTGCGGGCCGGAGAAGTGAGCGAAGTCGAGCTTTTAAATAACGAGCAAGTAATGGTGAAATTTAGGGTTCTTGAGAAGTTTTCAGTGCGAGTGAGAGAAGACAGTCGCATTCAGGTGATTAGGCCATTTTTGATTGGAGAGAGGTATTGGATCTGTCCGTGGATCAGATAA